The genomic stretch AATCCACCCAATTGGAGGAGCCTCGACTTCCCCAAATACAAGACCAAAAGAATCAGACCACACTCAGCTCTTTAGATACGGATGGGTCCTTCTTATTTTCAGCTATCATGAGAgcccactgtagctcagttggtagagcatggtgtttgcaacgccagggttgtgggttcgattcccatggggggccagtatgaatttttttttttatgtcacacCACACATCGAGTGATTTCTGGGCTTCCCCAGTTTGTGTAAAATCATAAAATCCCCCTTTCATAAGAACAGATCTGATGTGTTATTTAGCCCTAAGCATTGAAAAGTTCTCAGCCCAAAATAATAATGTGAAAGAAAGAGACAAAATGTAGTTGAGAAGAGACTAGGTAAACCGTACATCAAAATTGACCTTGTACATCCTTGGGCAGGCAAAAGGGCTTTAAGGGGACAGAAAGAGGTCAAGAGGTCAATCTTAGCTCCTTAAGGCTGCCAGTCTAGAATGCATCTCCTCAATGTCCTCCTCCGAATCATCCTCTGCGGCTGCGGCAGGAGGCTCCATTTCAGGCAAGGCGTCGGTGACTTTGCTGGGTGCTTTGCCAAGGGCACCTGATATGGAACAAACCACCAGGGGTCAGCATGTACAATATTGTATTTTTTACCCCCGCCAGGCAGGCGATAATTTACAGCCCCAAACAACTTTTTGAGACAAGTTTGATTACCAAGGGACTATCTTTACCTGCTGTGATCTCAAAGAGGATCTTATCAACTTCCGCCTCTGCTGCCTCCTCCATCTCATCGTCATCCTCCATGCTTTCAAAGGTATCCTCCAGCATCTCCTCTATGATACCAGCCTGTGGGACACACACGACACAAACAAGTTATATCAATACTCAAACAGTATTTACTAATCTAAACATGGTTTTTCTTCAATATAAATTCAAACATAGTGCATAGTATTGTATGTTTGTAGCTTCGTATTGTAGCAGTGGTTAAAAAAACTGGATGGCTTCCCTGAGTCTCTCTAGAGACAGCTACACAAATAGAGAAACGGACACAAGTAGTGCTAGACTTATGTTCCCAACAGTCACAAAGTGGCCACAATGAGTCAGCAGATATGCGACTGACCTTCATCATCTCCTTAGACAGCTCCCTCATGGTGCCCTGGATCTCTGGGATCTTTACTAAGCTCTGCATGGCTTTCATGACCTCTGTGCTCTTCTGAAGGGCCCCAGCTACACGCAATACAGCTGGAAAAATAACAGCAGAGTCACACACAACCCCTTCCGATTGTGATATGTAGCATatgacatgtacagtacatattcATATTACAGACATAACTTGGCCTGACCACTTGGCTTGACCAGATAAAACTCAGGATCCTACTAGCTTCCAGAGTTACAAAGCATTTCTATTAATTTATCATCAACTGAACTTATGCTGGGTATTTTCAAGACACACTACAtggccagaagtatgtggacacctgctcgtcgaactctcattacaaaatcatgggcattaatatggagttggtcccacctttgttgctataacagcctccactcttctgggaaggctttccacaagatgttggaacattgctgcggggacttgcttccattcagccacaagagcattagtgaggtcgggcactgatgttggccgattaggcctggctcgctgtcggcattccaattcatcccaaaggtgttcgatggggttgaggttagggctctgtgcaggccagtcaagttcttccacaccgatctcgacaaaccatttctgtatggacctcgctttgtgcacagtggcattgtcatgctgaaacaggaaagggccttccccaaactgttgccacaaagttggaagcacagaatcgtctagaatgtcattgtatgctgtagcgttaagatttcccttcactggaactaaggggcctagcccaaaccatgaaaaacagccccagaccattattcctcctccaccaaactttacagttggcactatgcattcgggaaggtagtgttctcctggcatctgccaaacccagattcgtccgtcggactgccagatggtcaccggggcagctctagcagggcagaaatgtgacgaactgacttgttggaaaggtggcatcctatgacggtgccacgttgaaagtcactgagctcttcagtacagccattctactgccaatgttttttcctatggagattgcatggctgtgtgctccattttatacaccagtcagcaacgggtgtggctgaaatagccaaattcactaatttgaaggggtgtccacatacatttgtatatatagtgtatattgtaTCAGGTGGCGCTACATCAGTAGTTTCTTTAACACTCACAAAGCTGGTTCTTCATGCTGAGTAGTACAGAGTTCATTTGGGCTTTGGAGGCATAAAGTTTGCTGACTGCACGCTTCGACTGGATCATCTCTTTTGCAAGAACCACACACACGTCCCTGTGTCCCTTTTTAGCAGCATCTTTAATGGATCTCTttaccttctcctcctccctctgaatGTCTGAGATACAAGAGAGGAACAATGAGAAactgctaaataatgtaatatAACATACTGTAATGTATAACATTATGACAGAAGTTTGACAGCAGCTTTCATTTGTGTAGGTTGTCCACCCACTCTGCGGGTGTAAACACGCTTTGGTGATGaaatttcacttccttatgttataaaatacattttaccaagacaaaatTCATGTTCGgaatcgttcagtggggtctttctctaacatttCATTAACAGTATACCCAAAAACTGTTGACAGAGCGGTACAGCTTTCTCGCAGAaacttttgaggattttacatgTTCTTCAAAGTCATTTCCTTGGGTCGCAAAAAGAAAAAGTAGCATGAcacgagctgaattaaatgtaaaaggctttgaaacTTTTCATGAAATAAAAAGCTTGCGGTACGCTCATTGTTCCGTTGATATTTCACAGAGATATACATTTTTTGGTGATAAATCTTTGAAAAATAACAGGAATTTTGCATGAATATGAAAAGTGTATACTAAAATCTGAAAATACTACACGTCTTGTCTCAAAATCGATATCTATCTTACCTCTATATGTTTTATGTCCTGCGGATTTGAGAAGAAAGATGACGAGTTCAACTGGAAAGTGAGCCTTCATTCTTG from Coregonus clupeaformis isolate EN_2021a chromosome 29, ASM2061545v1, whole genome shotgun sequence encodes the following:
- the LOC121544859 gene encoding charged multivesicular body protein 3-like isoform X1; its protein translation is MGLFGKTHDKPPKDLVNEWSLKIRKEMRVIDRQIRDIQREEEKVKRSIKDAAKKGHRDVCVVLAKEMIQSKRAVSKLYASKAQMNSVLLSMKNQLSVLRVAGALQKSTEVMKAMQSLVKIPEIQGTMRELSKEMMKAGIIEEMLEDTFESMEDDDEMEEAAEAEVDKILFEITAGALGKAPSKVTDALPEMEPPAAAAEDDSEEDIEEMHSRLAALRS
- the LOC121544859 gene encoding charged multivesicular body protein 3-like isoform X2, whose product is MRVIDRQIRDIQREEEKVKRSIKDAAKKGHRDVCVVLAKEMIQSKRAVSKLYASKAQMNSVLLSMKNQLSVLRVAGALQKSTEVMKAMQSLVKIPEIQGTMRELSKEMMKAGIIEEMLEDTFESMEDDDEMEEAAEAEVDKILFEITAGALGKAPSKVTDALPEMEPPAAAAEDDSEEDIEEMHSRLAALRS